One segment of Scleropages formosus chromosome 23, fSclFor1.1, whole genome shotgun sequence DNA contains the following:
- the cap1 gene encoding adenylyl cyclase-associated protein 1 → MAELASLVQRLEVAVSRLEAVSGAGVASAGSGAGAVFVEAYNSLLSGPVEEYLSLSQQIGGDVQKQAEMMKRVFSCQKQFLITASSSQKPSDAVLSTLLAPLSSVIQQVQSFREQNRSSTFFNHLSAVSESVPALGWVAIAPKPGPYVKEMQDAAMFYTNRVLKDYKEKDKKHVDWVKSYLSIWTELQNYIKQHHTTGLCWSKTGPVASGSSAAPARSAGGAPPPPPGPPPPQVDLDQSPAAGDSGATSRNALFASINKGSDITKGLKHVSDDQKTHKNPALKTHGGPVCSGPKPFSIPQPAASSAPSRMGPRVLELEGKKWRVENQDGAQGLVISDTELKQVVYAFKCNNSTLQVKGKINSITIDNCKKLGLVFDDVVGIVEVINCKDIKLQVMGKVPTISINKTDGCHVYLSAASLDCEIVSAKSSEMNVLVPGAGGDFTELPVPEQFKTVWDGKKLVTTATEIAG, encoded by the exons ATGGCTGAGCTAGCAAGTTTGGTGCAGCGTTTGGAGGTGGCCGTGAGCCGTCTTGAGGCAGTGTCTGGAGCCGGAGTTGCCTCCGCTGGAAGCGGTGCTGGAG CTGTGTTTGTGGAAGCCTACAACAGCCTCCTCTCTGGCCCAGTGGAGGAGTACCTGTCTCTCAGCCAGCAGATTGGGGGTGATgtgcagaaacag GCAGAGATGATGAAACGGGTGTTTTCCTGCCAGAAGCAGTTCCTGATCACAGCCTCCAGCTCACAGAAGCCATCTGAT GCTGTGCTATCTACACTGCTAGCACCACTGTCCAGCGTGATCCAGCAAGTACAAAGTTTCCGAGAGCAGAACCGCTCCTCCACATTCTTCAACCACCTGTCTGCTGTCAGCGAGAGTGTCCCTGCCCTTGGCTGGGTCGCCATA GCGCCGAAGCCTGGTCCCTATGTGAAGGAGATGCAGGACGCTGCCATGTTCTACACCAACCGTGTCCTCAAGGACTACAAGGAAAA GGACAAGAAGCATGTGGACTGGGTGAAGAGTTACCTCTCCATCTGGACGGAGCTGCAGAACTACATCAAGCAGCACCACACCACCGGTCTGTGCTGGAGTAAGACG GGTCCAGTGGCCTCAGGGTCTTCTGCTGCACCTGCCCGTTCTGCTGGAGgtgctcctccccctcctccaggGCCCCCACCACCTCAAGTTGATCTTGACCAatcacctgctgctggtgacTCGGGCGCCACCTCCCGCAATGCCCTGTTTGCCTCCATCAACAAGGGTTCTGACATAACCAAGG GGTTGAAGCATGTGTCTGATGATCAGAAGACACACAAGAACCCAGCTCTGAAAACCCATGGTGGTCCGGTTTGTTCTGGCCCCAAGCCCTTCTCCATACCCCAGCCTGCAGCATCGAGTGCCCCATCTCGCATGGGCCCCCGCGTCCTGGAGTTGGAAGGCAAAAAGTGGAGAGTG GAGAACCAGGATGGCGCACAGGGCCTGGTGATCAGTGACACTGAACTGAAGCAGGTTGTCTATGCCTTTAAGTGTAACAACAGCACCCTGCAGGTGAAGGGCAAGATCAACTCCATCACCATTG ATAACTGCAAAAAGTTGGGCCTGGTGTTTGATGATGTTGTGGGAATTGTGGAGGTGATAAACTGCAAGGATATCAAGCTTCAG GTGATGGGCAAGGTGCCCACGATTTCCATCAACAAGACAGATGGGTGCCACGTGTACCTGAGTGCCGCCTCACTAGACTGTGAGATCGTCAGTGCTAAGAGCTCCGAGATGAACGTACTTGTGCCTGGCGCGGGTGGAGACTTT actGAGCTCCCAGTACCAGAGCAATTCAAAACTGTCTGGGACGGCAAGAAGTTGGTCACCACGGCAACAGAGATCGCAGGCTAG